One bacterium genomic region harbors:
- the atpH gene encoding ATP synthase F1 subunit delta, giving the protein MSITISGKRYAQAILQIAKEDNQIAEWQTALIKMAEALKDMDFTHILENPKLHFDKKKEFIDSRLKDLIPKSLNLLYLLTTKDKLKLIPYITNEYGQLRNAYEGIETATITTAIPFDDKEKKDLTLNLEKSTGYKIVSDFKVASDIIGGIIIKIGNKLVDGSTKNKLNLLKEALLKQQNLPGDGPAKEGKTYGK; this is encoded by the coding sequence ATGTCTATTACTATATCGGGTAAAAGGTATGCGCAGGCTATACTGCAAATAGCCAAAGAAGACAATCAAATAGCGGAGTGGCAAACCGCTTTGATAAAAATGGCAGAAGCCTTGAAAGATATGGATTTTACGCATATCTTAGAAAACCCAAAATTACATTTTGACAAGAAAAAAGAGTTTATAGATTCTCGTTTGAAGGACCTGATTCCCAAGTCTTTAAACTTATTATATCTTTTAACAACGAAAGATAAATTAAAACTTATTCCTTATATTACCAACGAGTACGGGCAACTTCGTAATGCCTATGAAGGCATTGAAACCGCTACAATCACTACTGCCATTCCTTTTGACGACAAAGAAAAGAAAGACCTGACGCTCAATCTTGAGAAATCAACCGGGTATAAAATAGTATCCGATTTTAAAGTCGCTTCGGACATTATAGGTGGAATTATTATAAAAATTGGAAATAAACTTGTTGATGGCAGCACTAAAAATAAATTAAATCTCTTAAAAGAAGCTTTACTAAAACAACAAAACTTGCCCGGCGACGGTCCGGCAAAAGAGGGGAAAACCTATGGCAAATAA
- the atpA gene encoding F0F1 ATP synthase subunit alpha, which translates to MANKGNEIISVIKEHINEFGSNVTVSDVGTVIEAGDGIARIHGLGGAKYNELIQFHTGAMGLVLNLEEDNISAVIFGDYTKIKEGDEVKCTGRVIEIPVGDGLIGRVVNPLGEPLDGKSPIKSSKTRPIEKVAPDLTLRSPVNTPIYTGMKAVDAIVPIGRGQRELIIGDKSTGKSAIAIDTIIRQKGENLICIYVAIGQKTAKVAQTVATLEKYGAMEHTIIVAANASDPAPLQYIAPFAGCAIGEEFMEQGKDALIIYDDLYKHSWAYRQISLLLRRPPGREAYPGDIFYLHSRLLERAAKLSAELGGGSLTALPIVETQAGDVSAYIPTNVISITDGQIYLEADLFNSGIRPAMNVGLSVSRVGGAAQSKAMRQVAGKLRLELAQFRELAAFAQFGTADLDKTTKNQLERGKRITEVLKQPQYIPMSLDKEVVILYAVINGYLDDVPVEQVPSFEQKFHKFIETNYPEVGNRINKERELKPDLEEALKKAIVEFKKTIS; encoded by the coding sequence ATGGCAAATAAAGGAAACGAAATTATCTCTGTAATCAAAGAGCACATTAACGAGTTCGGCTCTAACGTAACGGTATCAGATGTCGGAACCGTTATCGAAGCGGGAGACGGCATTGCCAGAATTCACGGCCTCGGTGGAGCGAAATACAACGAGCTAATACAATTCCACACCGGAGCAATGGGGCTTGTTTTGAATCTGGAAGAGGACAATATTTCTGCCGTTATATTTGGTGATTACACTAAAATTAAAGAAGGGGATGAAGTAAAATGCACGGGAAGAGTTATTGAAATACCTGTAGGAGACGGGCTTATCGGTCGAGTTGTAAATCCTCTTGGCGAACCCCTGGACGGGAAAAGCCCTATCAAATCCTCTAAGACAAGACCTATAGAAAAAGTTGCTCCTGACCTTACTTTAAGAAGTCCGGTAAACACTCCGATATACACAGGAATGAAAGCCGTGGATGCTATTGTTCCCATAGGCAGGGGACAGCGAGAATTAATCATCGGTGACAAATCTACCGGTAAATCGGCAATCGCCATTGACACTATTATCAGGCAAAAAGGAGAAAATCTTATATGTATTTATGTCGCTATCGGGCAGAAAACAGCTAAAGTCGCCCAAACAGTAGCTACATTGGAAAAATACGGAGCGATGGAACATACTATAATTGTTGCCGCAAATGCTTCTGACCCTGCGCCTCTTCAATATATAGCGCCTTTTGCAGGTTGCGCCATAGGTGAAGAATTTATGGAACAGGGCAAAGATGCTCTCATTATTTATGATGACCTTTATAAACATTCATGGGCTTATAGACAAATTTCTTTGTTATTAAGAAGACCGCCCGGAAGAGAAGCATACCCGGGAGACATATTCTATTTACACAGCAGGTTGCTGGAAAGAGCTGCAAAACTTTCTGCCGAACTTGGAGGCGGGTCTTTGACGGCGCTACCTATAGTTGAAACACAGGCAGGAGATGTATCCGCTTACATACCGACAAACGTAATTTCCATCACGGACGGACAAATTTATCTTGAAGCGGATTTATTTAATTCAGGGATTCGTCCTGCGATGAATGTGGGCTTATCGGTATCCAGAGTCGGCGGCGCAGCACAATCCAAAGCTATGAGACAGGTTGCAGGAAAATTGAGATTGGAATTAGCTCAATTCCGTGAACTTGCAGCTTTTGCTCAATTCGGAACGGCAGATTTAGACAAGACTACAAAAAATCAATTAGAGCGAGGCAAACGTATTACCGAGGTTTTGAAACAACCTCAATACATACCTATGTCTCTGGACAAAGAAGTCGTTATTTTATATGCGGTTATTAACGGATATCTCGATGATGTTCCCGTAGAACAAGTACCTTCTTTCGAACAAAAATTTCATAAATTCATAGAAACGAATTATCCTGAAGTAGGTAACAGAATAAACAAAGAAAGAGAATTAAAACCGGATTTGGAAGAAGCGTTAAAGAAAGCAATCGTAGAGTTTAAGAAAACAATATCTTAA
- a CDS encoding T9SS type A sorting domain-containing protein, which yields MLSEAKSASGGKKYLEHLEHPAQAVVLLFIILTGTNLFASAPDTLWTRTFGGAAGDGGYSVQQTQDSGFIIVGQTWSFGIDSGDVYLIRTNSSGDTLWTKTFGGAGNDFGWSVKQTQDNGFIIAGYTKSFGAGGYDVYLIKTNSSGDTIWTKTFGGTGSDYGYFVQQTQDGGFIIAGTTFSFGTNGDVYLIKTNSSGDTLWTRTFGGTNYDGGFSVQQTQDGGFIIAGTYSSGAPIDVYLIRTNSSGNTLWTKTFGGAGVDEGYSVQQTQDGGFIIAGNTLSFGAGNWDVYLIRTNSSGDTLWTKTFGGTDVDESYSVQQTKDGGFIIAGLTQSFGAGNLDVYLIRTDSSGDTLWTKTFGGTAVDAGYSVQQTEDGGYIIAGITGSFGAGYGDVYLIRLGKETGVEEKLNIKNQISKLEIGENPITNFANISYTVPSQSGLELKLYDLSGRCVKTLVNGQKPAGTYTTTLNSKDLKAGIYFVRLVVGGYKETKKLILMR from the coding sequence ATGTTGAGCGAAGCGAAATCCGCCTCAGGCGGAAAGAAATATTTGGAACATCTGGAACATCCCGCTCAGGCGGTGGTGCTTTTATTTATTATCCTTACGGGAACAAACTTATTTGCCTCCGCACCCGATACCCTCTGGACAAGAACTTTCGGTGGAGCTGCCGGGGATGGGGGATATTCAGTTCAGCAAACTCAGGACAGCGGGTTTATCATTGTGGGACAGACATGGTCTTTTGGAATAGATTCTGGGGATGTTTATCTTATCAGGACAAATTCCTCAGGTGATACTCTTTGGACTAAGACTTTTGGTGGGGCGGGCAATGACTTTGGATGGTCGGTTAAACAAACTCAAGACAACGGTTTTATTATTGCAGGATATACAAAATCTTTCGGGGCGGGCGGATACGATGTCTATCTGATTAAGACAAATTCTTCAGGCGACACTATCTGGACTAAGACTTTCGGTGGAACTGGCAGTGATTATGGCTATTTTGTTCAACAGACTCAAGACGGTGGTTTTATTATTGCAGGAACTACATTCTCTTTCGGGACAAATGGCGATGTTTATCTGATTAAAACAAATTCTTCAGGAGACACTCTCTGGACAAGAACTTTTGGTGGAACTAACTATGATGGTGGTTTTTCGGTTCAACAGACACAAGACGGTGGATTTATTATTGCAGGAACATACTCTTCTGGGGCACCTATTGATGTCTATCTCATTAGAACAAATTCGTCAGGTAACACACTTTGGACAAAAACTTTTGGTGGAGCTGGGGTTGATGAGGGGTATTCGGTTCAACAGACTCAAGATGGTGGGTTTATTATTGCAGGAAATACACTCTCTTTCGGGGCGGGCAATTGGGATGTTTATTTAATCAGGACAAATTCTTCCGGCGATACTCTTTGGACAAAAACTTTTGGTGGAACGGATGTTGATGAGAGTTATTCAGTTCAACAGACTAAAGACGGCGGATTTATCATTGCAGGTCTTACACAATCTTTTGGGGCAGGCAATTTGGATGTCTATCTCATCAGGACAGATTCTTCGGGCGATACTTTGTGGACAAAAACTTTTGGCGGAACTGCTGTTGATGCAGGGTATTCAGTTCAACAAACTGAAGACGGCGGATATATAATCGCTGGTATTACAGGCTCTTTCGGGGCAGGTTATGGGGATGTCTATTTGATTAGGTTGGGGAAAGAAACAGGGGTAGAAGAAAAATTAAACATTAAAAATCAAATATCAAAATTAGAGATAGGAGAAAACCCAATAACCAATTTCGCAAATATTTCTTATACTGTCCCCTCTCAAAGTGGTCTAGAATTAAAACTCTACGACCTGTCAGGTCGTTGCGTCAAAACATTAGTCAACGGACAAAAACCGGCAGGCACTTATACCACAACCCTAAACTCAAAAGACCTAAAAGCAGGAATATATTTTGTAAGACTTGTAGTTGGTGGATACAAGGAAACGAAAAAATTAATTTTGATGAGATAG
- the rnhC gene encoding ribonuclease HIII, which yields MNCWIGTDEAGKGDYFGGIVIAGVLVDEKSLPALRELGVRDSKKLSDNQIKRISKGIYDACLCSVVEIGIEKYNDLYSKMKNLNHLLAWGHARAIENLLSQQECPLAIADKFGDVSYIENALMKKGKKIKLIQKVRGEEDIAVAAASILAKNKFIENIEKLSAKYNMELPRGASLVDEAARAFIQKYGFQGLGMAAKLHFKTTNALPKEPLTTPDTPVPQSAAQPSDKPQDKTQVPQSLPTGQAGAIPKSVFPPSKVTSGPQPIQQGLEKLWAPWRSEYIKTTAHKSNSCIFCDNKLYIIIQGDKAFAVLNTFPYNAGHIMVTPVRHVANIEELSPAELSEVFTMVQKCVSKIKDKLKPDGFNIGINVGKVGGAGVEGHLHIHIVPRWNGDTNFMPIVANTKVVSQSLEETYNLLKE from the coding sequence ATGAATTGCTGGATAGGAACGGATGAAGCCGGCAAAGGCGATTATTTTGGCGGAATTGTTATTGCGGGAGTTCTTGTAGACGAAAAATCACTTCCTGCGCTTCGTGAACTTGGAGTTAGGGATTCCAAAAAATTGAGCGACAATCAAATTAAAAGAATAAGCAAAGGTATTTATGATGCTTGTCTCTGCTCTGTAGTTGAAATCGGAATAGAAAAATATAATGACTTATATTCTAAAATGAAAAACCTTAATCATCTTCTTGCCTGGGGACATGCAAGAGCGATTGAAAATCTTTTATCCCAGCAGGAATGTCCTCTTGCAATTGCAGATAAGTTCGGAGACGTGTCTTATATTGAAAACGCCCTGATGAAAAAAGGCAAAAAAATAAAACTTATCCAGAAAGTAAGAGGAGAAGAGGATATTGCAGTTGCCGCCGCTTCAATACTTGCTAAAAACAAATTCATTGAAAACATAGAAAAACTATCTGCCAAATATAATATGGAATTGCCAAGAGGCGCAAGTCTGGTTGATGAGGCTGCTCGCGCTTTTATACAAAAATATGGATTCCAGGGGTTAGGAATGGCAGCAAAATTACATTTCAAAACTACAAATGCCTTGCCAAAAGAACCCTTAACTACACCCGATACCCCTGTCCCTCAATCAGCTGCCCAACCTTCGGATAAACCACAAGACAAAACCCAAGTTCCGCAATCCCTGCCTACCGGACAGGCAGGCGCAATCCCCAAATCCGTATTTCCACCGAGTAAAGTCACTTCTGGGCCTCAGCCGATTCAACAGGGTTTGGAAAAGTTATGGGCGCCATGGCGTTCGGAATACATAAAAACAACTGCGCATAAATCCAATAGTTGTATATTTTGTGATAATAAATTGTATATAATTATACAGGGTGATAAAGCTTTTGCGGTATTAAATACTTTCCCTTACAATGCGGGACACATTATGGTTACGCCTGTCAGGCACGTTGCGAACATTGAAGAGTTGTCCCCCGCAGAACTATCCGAAGTGTTTACGATGGTTCAAAAATGCGTATCAAAAATCAAAGACAAACTAAAACCGGATGGGTTTAACATCGGGATAAATGTAGGGAAAGTTGGCGGCGCAGGAGTGGAAGGACATTTGCATATTCACATAGTCCCGCGCTGGAACGGCGATACAAACTTTATGCCGATAGTCGCCAATACAAAAGTCGTATCCCAATCACTGGAAGAAACTTATAATTTGTTGAAAGAATAA
- the atpF gene encoding F0F1 ATP synthase subunit B codes for MEGLGINWPTLVAQLVNFTILLLILYFAAYKPILKMLDQRSTKIKESMDQAEAIKQQTVNTEKEIKTQLDAARKEGLKLVEQSSLMGEKLKEEAKKEARQEAENLVAKAKIEISRERDETIEQLRKEFINVAVSAAEKVIEQSLDKEKHRHIIEEVLKENSVLKKS; via the coding sequence GTGGAAGGGTTAGGGATTAATTGGCCTACACTAGTAGCACAGCTTGTTAATTTTACTATTTTATTGCTTATTCTTTATTTCGCTGCATACAAGCCTATTCTTAAAATGCTTGACCAGCGCTCTACAAAAATAAAAGAAAGTATGGACCAGGCGGAAGCAATAAAACAACAAACCGTTAATACGGAAAAAGAAATTAAAACCCAGCTTGATGCTGCCCGTAAAGAAGGCTTAAAACTGGTAGAACAGTCGAGTTTAATGGGAGAAAAATTAAAAGAGGAAGCAAAAAAAGAAGCAAGACAGGAAGCGGAAAACCTTGTCGCTAAAGCTAAAATAGAGATTTCCCGCGAGCGCGATGAAACCATAGAACAACTAAGAAAAGAGTTCATTAACGTTGCAGTCTCCGCAGCAGAGAAAGTAATTGAACAAAGCCTGGACAAAGAAAAACACCGTCACATTATCGAAGAAGTATTAAAAGAAAATTCCGTTTTGAAGAAGAGCTAA
- a CDS encoding flavin reductase: MIEKIKPVLRKKHFEEVNPLTIKDNVFKLIGKDWMLITAGDIKKFNTMTASWGGLGVLWKVNVSYIVIRPSRYTFEFMEKTDSFTLSFFEKRHREALKFCGRRSGRDVDKIKKTGLTPKEGALGVYFEEARLVMECKKMYYQDLIPKQFLDERIEKNYGKTDYHRMYIGEVVKTYLGVKT, translated from the coding sequence ATGATAGAAAAAATAAAGCCGGTATTAAGAAAAAAGCATTTCGAGGAAGTCAACCCCTTAACCATTAAAGACAATGTGTTCAAGTTAATAGGCAAAGACTGGATGCTGATTACCGCAGGCGATATTAAAAAGTTCAACACAATGACGGCATCGTGGGGCGGGTTAGGAGTGCTCTGGAAAGTTAATGTATCTTATATCGTAATAAGACCATCAAGATACACGTTTGAATTTATGGAAAAAACTGACTCGTTTACGCTTTCGTTTTTTGAAAAAAGGCACAGGGAAGCCTTAAAGTTTTGCGGAAGAAGGTCGGGCAGAGACGTTGATAAGATTAAAAAGACCGGGCTTACTCCGAAAGAAGGCGCTTTGGGCGTTTACTTTGAGGAAGCAAGACTCGTAATGGAATGTAAAAAAATGTATTACCAGGACCTCATTCCAAAACAATTTCTTGATGAAAGAATAGAAAAAAATTATGGGAAAACCGATTATCACAGAATGTATATCGGCGAAGTTGTAAAAACATATTTAGGCGTTAAGACTTAA
- a CDS encoding ATP synthase F0 subunit C, whose protein sequence is MDAAAMKMLGAGLAIGLGLLGPGIGIGLLGYGAMQALGRNPEAKGPIMTNMILAIAFAEALGIYALIVAIILAMVAK, encoded by the coding sequence ATGGATGCAGCAGCAATGAAGATGTTAGGCGCAGGTTTGGCAATAGGATTAGGACTTCTTGGACCGGGAATAGGAATCGGATTACTCGGTTATGGCGCAATGCAAGCGCTCGGACGTAATCCGGAAGCAAAAGGTCCGATAATGACCAATATGATTTTGGCTATCGCTTTTGCCGAAGCATTGGGTATTTATGCTTTAATCGTAGCTATTATATTGGCTATGGTAGCAAAATAA
- a CDS encoding F0F1 ATP synthase subunit A: protein MKGKKLKKFIIFASITLVLFAISFVGGTLGTALLNRGSTMGFLSIPKPSPELPAQIIFYIGYFPVTNTILTSWITMLVLLCLSLCATRKMKLVPKGAQNVFEAVIEALLDFMEGVAGKKNARRFFPVVATIFLFVITNSWLSLLPGFGSILIGTHEGEAHLLRGANTDINLPLALAIIAFVSIEFWGITEVGFPKYISKFTNFKRFFRGIGQLLTGKFKTAFGDIFSGIIDIFVSLLETISEFVRLLSFTFRLFGNMTAGEILLLVVTFLVPWIMPVPFYGLECLVGFIQAFIFSGLTLVFATIATTGHEEEH, encoded by the coding sequence ATGAAAGGGAAGAAACTAAAAAAGTTTATTATTTTTGCTTCCATTACGTTAGTTCTTTTTGCGATTAGCTTTGTTGGCGGGACACTCGGGACGGCCTTATTAAACAGAGGTTCGACTATGGGTTTTCTTAGTATCCCAAAACCCTCCCCGGAACTTCCGGCACAAATAATTTTCTATATAGGATATTTTCCCGTAACCAACACAATTTTAACTTCGTGGATTACAATGTTAGTTTTATTATGTCTATCTCTTTGCGCAACACGAAAAATGAAGCTTGTCCCGAAAGGCGCACAAAATGTATTTGAAGCAGTTATTGAAGCGCTGCTTGATTTTATGGAAGGCGTAGCAGGTAAGAAAAATGCGCGCAGGTTTTTCCCTGTAGTGGCAACCATTTTCCTGTTTGTGATTACAAACTCTTGGTTAAGTTTGCTGCCGGGTTTTGGAAGCATTCTTATCGGAACGCACGAAGGCGAAGCTCATTTGTTAAGAGGCGCGAATACGGATATAAACCTGCCATTAGCGCTTGCGATTATAGCTTTTGTTTCAATAGAATTCTGGGGAATAACCGAAGTCGGATTTCCCAAATACATAAGCAAATTTACGAATTTCAAAAGATTTTTTCGTGGTATAGGACAGCTTCTTACAGGCAAATTTAAAACGGCTTTCGGAGACATATTTTCCGGGATAATAGATATTTTTGTCAGTTTGCTTGAAACGATAAGCGAGTTTGTGCGACTGTTAAGCTTTACTTTCAGGCTTTTTGGAAATATGACGGCAGGCGAAATATTGTTGTTGGTCGTTACTTTTCTTGTGCCGTGGATAATGCCGGTGCCGTTTTACGGGTTGGAATGTTTGGTCGGATTTATACAGGCGTTTATTTTCAGCGGACTGACACTTGTGTTCGCAACGATCGCAACGACAGGACATGAGGAAGAACATTAA
- a CDS encoding AtpZ/AtpI family protein produces the protein MKDWHAALQLIAVGWYIALSLLIPFGMGLWLDKTKFHSFPKLTFAGVGIGTVIMVFGVYKMLKEIMKAENKKK, from the coding sequence ATGAAAGACTGGCATGCGGCATTGCAACTAATAGCCGTTGGCTGGTATATAGCTTTGAGCCTTCTCATTCCTTTTGGTATGGGGTTATGGCTTGATAAAACTAAATTCCATTCTTTTCCAAAACTTACCTTTGCGGGCGTTGGTATTGGCACGGTAATTATGGTTTTCGGAGTATATAAAATGCTGAAAGAAATTATGAAGGCGGAGAATAAAAAGAAATAG
- a CDS encoding NYN domain-containing protein: MNRIIFLIDGFNVYHSILALEEDTGCCTKWLDYKSLCESYIPLGGKDANLEAVYYFSAIPYYLNKPDKIQRHKDYIKCLESTGIKKELGRFKEKSVYCQQCRKMILKHEEKETDVAIAIKLFKIFHKKECDTAIIMTGDTDLSPAVRECNALFPNKKIMFAFPFFRYNAELKLLAPDSFKIGKEQYIKHQLPNPVILPDGQVIHKPQTW; encoded by the coding sequence ATGAATAGAATTATATTCTTAATAGATGGATTTAATGTTTATCACTCTATATTAGCACTTGAGGAAGATACTGGTTGCTGTACAAAATGGTTAGATTATAAATCTTTATGTGAGTCTTACATTCCTTTAGGTGGAAAAGATGCTAATTTAGAAGCTGTTTATTATTTCTCCGCTATCCCATACTATTTAAATAAACCTGATAAAATCCAACGTCATAAGGATTATATTAAATGTCTAGAATCTACGGGAATTAAAAAAGAATTAGGTCGTTTCAAAGAAAAAAGTGTTTATTGTCAGCAATGTAGAAAGATGATTTTAAAACATGAAGAAAAGGAAACAGATGTTGCTATAGCAATAAAACTATTTAAAATTTTTCATAAAAAAGAATGTGATACTGCTATTATTATGACTGGCGATACCGATTTATCCCCAGCCGTTAGAGAATGCAATGCCTTATTCCCGAATAAAAAAATTATGTTTGCTTTTCCTTTCTTTAGATATAATGCAGAACTTAAACTTTTAGCTCCGGATTCATTTAAAATAGGTAAGGAACAATACATAAAACATCAGTTACCCAACCCTGTAATTCTCCCGGACGGACAAGTAATACACAAACCCCAAACATGGTAA
- a CDS encoding C25 family cysteine peptidase, with the protein MNYLLFLIFASLVQSDGKTTCYTSYDKISLTLKIEQPTITKTTEYKSNRTFVRLSIPTDKQVGLSNSVGLPELPVIRKIIAIPVCEKVTLESSFSHTATMPLNNPIYPRQHSVSKNVNYKKEFVMDQNYYTKNETLPTNRVRIINIGNIRGYRIAVVEIYPAVYNPYKNNIEFSDEIQVTLNFVNPDWTTTKRDFRRLNNPNDNYLKDIIVNYTYFQTSFKGPQLPIGYLIIVPDEYYSKILPLKEWKTQKGYYTTVTKLSEIGSATPEGIRDYIKSAYDTWQVPPTFVLLAADVDKIGYFSYYTSDSIRTDLNYSLMDTTDYLPDLYVSRFSVGDTTRMDSLVKKTIKYEKNNWSNGTGWCKKAYFIATTDGGNHFIAESTNIYCMEKCRANDMICDSLWGFASSGTPIAQAVDTGASFVIYSGHGGTSLWQGPVFSTTEVHNLTNVDKVPFVGSFACYTGTFSADECFTESWLRSGYRGAIATLGSSVSSYWEEDDLLQKYLFDEMFDSGTTWTMGAINTAKLLLYQHYGDTLNTQEYFRMYNLIGDGSIDIYSDVPHPIAVNYPGVFPIGVCTLYVSLTDKGAPVKNALVCLKTDTIYSSYTDGTGYAIIPLNTSSPFLGTITVTGHNLATFEDSITITGEQENFPGIQTSKLSVYPNPATKNVNFMLELGKDIKLANVNLTLNIYDLTGSLVKSFPMTQLPNDPITFFKWDCRDSYNKKVHSGIYFYNLKTTTGKLLKTNKLILL; encoded by the coding sequence ATGAATTATTTATTATTTTTAATTTTTGCTTCGCTTGTCCAGTCCGACGGGAAAACAACTTGCTATACTTCCTATGATAAAATATCTCTTACCCTGAAAATAGAGCAACCAACAATTACAAAGACTACAGAGTATAAATCCAATAGGACTTTTGTCAGATTGTCAATCCCGACGGATAAACAGGTAGGCTTGAGTAATAGCGTTGGGCTTCCTGAACTTCCCGTTATAAGAAAAATTATTGCCATTCCCGTATGCGAAAAAGTAACATTGGAAAGCAGTTTTTCTCATACTGCCACAATGCCGTTAAATAACCCGATATACCCACGCCAACATTCTGTATCAAAGAACGTAAACTACAAAAAAGAGTTTGTTATGGATCAGAACTATTATACTAAAAACGAAACCTTACCCACGAATAGAGTCCGCATAATTAATATAGGAAATATAAGGGGCTACAGAATCGCGGTCGTCGAAATTTATCCCGCAGTTTACAATCCTTATAAAAACAATATAGAATTTTCCGATGAGATTCAGGTTACTTTGAATTTTGTAAATCCTGATTGGACAACTACAAAGAGGGATTTCCGGAGGTTAAATAATCCTAATGATAATTATCTTAAAGATATTATTGTAAATTATACATATTTTCAGACATCTTTCAAGGGACCGCAATTACCCATTGGATATCTTATAATAGTTCCGGATGAATATTATTCAAAGATATTGCCCCTGAAAGAATGGAAAACTCAAAAAGGATATTACACAACCGTAACAAAGCTTTCGGAGATAGGAAGCGCTACTCCCGAGGGAATAAGAGATTACATCAAATCTGCTTATGATACGTGGCAGGTTCCTCCGACATTTGTTTTGTTGGCAGCAGATGTGGATAAAATCGGGTATTTTTCGTATTATACTTCCGACAGTATAAGAACGGACTTAAATTACAGTTTGATGGATACTACGGATTACCTTCCCGATTTATATGTTTCTCGCTTCTCCGTTGGGGATACAACCCGGATGGATAGCCTTGTTAAAAAGACAATAAAATACGAAAAGAATAACTGGTCTAATGGTACGGGATGGTGTAAAAAAGCTTATTTTATTGCGACTACGGACGGAGGTAATCATTTTATAGCCGAGAGTACAAACATATATTGTATGGAAAAATGTCGCGCCAATGATATGATTTGCGATTCGTTGTGGGGATTCGCATCGTCGGGAACGCCTATTGCGCAAGCCGTAGATACGGGAGCTTCTTTTGTAATTTATTCGGGACATGGCGGAACAAGTTTATGGCAGGGGCCTGTTTTTTCAACTACCGAAGTTCATAATTTAACTAATGTAGATAAAGTTCCTTTTGTTGGCAGTTTTGCGTGTTACACGGGAACGTTTTCGGCAGACGAATGTTTTACCGAATCCTGGCTTCGTTCCGGATATCGTGGAGCGATTGCAACCCTTGGTTCTTCAGTTTCTTCTTACTGGGAAGAAGATGACCTCCTGCAAAAATATTTGTTTGATGAGATGTTTGATTCGGGGACTACCTGGACAATGGGCGCAATTAATACTGCTAAACTTTTGTTATACCAACACTATGGAGATACTTTAAATACGCAGGAATATTTCAGAATGTATAACTTAATAGGCGATGGCAGTATAGATATTTATTCGGATGTTCCGCATCCTATTGCAGTAAATTATCCGGGAGTGTTTCCTATTGGCGTATGTACTTTATACGTATCTCTTACCGATAAGGGAGCTCCGGTTAAAAATGCTCTTGTGTGCCTGAAAACAGATACTATTTATTCTTCATATACGGATGGGACGGGTTATGCAATAATTCCATTAAACACTTCAAGCCCATTTTTGGGAACGATTACGGTAACGGGACATAATCTGGCAACTTTTGAAGACAGCATAACAATTACGGGCGAACAGGAAAATTTCCCCGGTATTCAAACTTCTAAATTATCCGTATACCCAAACCCGGCTACAAAAAATGTAAACTTTATGCTTGAGTTAGGCAAAGATATTAAATTGGCTAACGTAAACTTGACTCTTAACATTTACGATTTAACCGGCAGTTTAGTAAAATCTTTTCCAATGACCCAATTACCCAATGACCCAATTACCTTTTTCAAATGGGATTGCAGGGACAGCTACAACAAAAAGGTCCATTCCGGAATTTACTTTTATAACCTTAAAACGACTACAGGCAAACTCTTAAAAACAAATAAGTTGATTTTATTGTAG